The genomic segment CCTGTGTGGGTGAAAAAGCCGCCCCGAAGGGCGGCTCGGTTTGCTGCTGTATGAATGTGGGTGATCAGTTAGCTCCTGCGATCTGGAGAGCTTTAGCCAACTCATTATCTAGGTAGTCTGCCCATGCTTGCATCATTTCGCGGCGCTGGGGAATGTAGAGGGCGTGATTGTAGGCGGCGCTCACGGCATTAACGGCTGCATGAGCCAGCTGCAACTCTATATGCTCATGGGGCCACCCCTGCTCATGCAGCAGCGTCGATGCAACACCCCGAAATCCGTGTCCTGTCATCTTGCCCCTGTACCCCATGCGCTTTAGCGCGTTCGAGATTGTTCCCCCGCTCATGTGTCCTCTGACGCCGGGAAATAGGTACTCGCTGTTCTCGTTCTCTCGCCGCAACCGTTTGAGCAGGTCGACAACCTGACGCGAGAGCGGGACGATGTGGGGCCTGTCTTTTTTCATGCGCTGTGCGGGAATGTCCCACCGCGCGTCGGCGAAGTTGACCTCGTCCCAGCGCGCCCCGTTCAACTCGCTGGTTCTAAGAAACGTGTAAGACATCAACCGCATCGCCATGCTCGTTTGTCCGCCCCGATAGCCGCCATAGCTGTTGATTGCGGCCAAAAGCGCAGGTAGCTCCTTCGCGTTTACGCGAGCGTGATTGGTCTTCTTCACAGGCTTGAGTACGTCTGACGCTCTCACATCGGCCGCCGGGTTGCGCTGTGCCAGCCCATTGGCGATTGCATATCGAAATACCTGACTCGTAACCTCAAGTGCTCGCCGCGCGATTTCACAGGCCCCTCTTGCCTCAATCGCTTTCACCATTTCGATCACTTCGGGTGCTTCGATCTTAGCGATGGGCCGGGAGCCAATTGCGGGCAGAATGTCGGCTTTGAGTCGGCTGTCCATTGTGACGACGTAGCGGGCGCTCTTGTGAGGCTTCCAATGCTCGTACCACAAACCGGCAATGTCGCCGAATGTGTCACCCTTTGCCGATTGCTTCTCTGCCTTCCGCTGAGCGGCTGGGTCAATGCCGTTATCCAGTGCTCGCCGGGCTTCTATGTGCTTCTCGCGGGCTTTTGCGAGCGTTACGACCGGGTACGCTCCGAGCGCCAGTCGCTTCTGCTTTCCCTCGAAGCGGTAGGCGAATCTCCACAGCTTCGCGCCATTGGGCTGTATTAGAAGAAACAGGCCGTGCCCGTCGGCTACCGTGTATGCGATTTTCGCTGATTTGGCGTTTCGCAGTGCCGTATCTGTCAGCTTCATTTCGTTCTCTCCCGCCGCTGTTCGGCATCAACAACGACACCAAGAATACAACAAAAATAGCAACAAAACAGGCGCGCTTGTAGAGGATTATATGGAGCGCTCTGGGATGGGGTTTTCGTGTAAACGCAAGCAAAATAGAATCTTACATATAACCTATGGGACAGCTCGGAATGCGCTGAAACGAAGGTTTGACTAATACCTGAGGAGCCATATTTATTACCGCATAAAATGCTGCACTTTATTGACTTCCTCTGGAAGCTATCCCTACGATTGTCCTAAACCTGCTGCGAGGCCTTCTAACGCGCCCAACATCCGGCTGGGAGAGGACAGGCCTCATGACCTTCACGGTCTTTCGGCGGCACAACCGGCCGGCGGATGGTGGAAGATTCGACGATTCATGTCGTCGCATCGGCGCGAGTCCGCGAGCAGCGCACGGAGATTCACGCGGGAACGAGGACGGAAGGACTCCGCTCCTCCTGCTGCCATCATCGCAACGCACTTTAAGGATGAAGGCGCAAAGATGTCAATGTAAATCATTTCTGTATTGGACTTAAGACTGAAATGGTTGATCGTTTGCGAGTCTTTCGATGACCGCTCCACGTCTCGGATTTCACCAGCAAGTCAGGCGCAGCACGTGCGGCGGCCCGGACTTTGTGTCAATAATCTGCGTTTCAATGACGACCTCAAAGTTCCTTCTGTTTCGGCAGGAGCGCACGCTCGCCAAGCTGGCGGACAGCCTGTCTGTTGCGATGAGTTCGCTCGCGGCGAGGGTGCCATCGTTGCCGAGTCCTGCTTCGATCAAGACGGGGACACCAGTTGTCACGTCATCTACTTTTGCGATCACCGCATAATCGCTCTTCCAGTCTTTGAAAGGGGTACCGAGATCGGCGGACCATCGAGTTCCGGAGTGCTGATTATCAACGATGGAGGCAACGGGTTCCTTCCCCGCACCAGAGCCGGGCGGATTGGACACTTCGATCCTGTACGGCAGATCCTTTGTCAGCCGAATGGTCCACGGGTTATCGATAGCGCCGATGAGGATGACCGGCTGGCGCCTAAGGTCTGCGAGTGAGACCTGGTCGGCGGCGACGACACGGAATGGGATCTCCTTCTTGCCTAGCAGAGCGGCCATGGAGGAAAGGACGGCGGCGTCGTCCAAAGCGACAATCTGCTTTCGAAGAACCATATCGACGAATGCCTGCCCATCCTTTGAGACGGCACCCGTGGCCGGGAGCTGGTGGGTATCGATACACACCAGGACGGGGCTTCCCGGGTGAAGGAATGAGTTCCATAAATCGGGCCCGCTATTCTGCGAATGGTCTCTGATCATCAGGACAGCCAAGGCAGCGCCGATGATCAGAGTCGCCGCAGCAGCCAGATAGATGAGCCGCGTGCGAGAGATCGTGGTTTTTGGAGAGGATTCGGGCGCCGTGTCCGTCGGCGGAACAGTTGCAGGAGTCTCCAGCCTCACCTCAGGCGATGCTTCCGCAGTGCTGGACCTTCCGCTGGACAACTCGACAACGGAGGCATTCTCCGCTTTTCTGGCTTTCCGAGGCGCTTGGAATTTGAATTCAGGTACGTAGGAGCCGCGGGGCAGTTCGATCTGAACTGGGTGGGGGCCAGCAGTTTCGCCGTAGTATTGCCCGAGGCGTTTGCGAACCTCGTTCGCCGTGACTCGGACGATCGAATCGTCGCCGGTGTCGTAGTCGCTGGTTCGCTCGAATACGGTGATGCCAATGGTCCGCTCTTTCAGTTCACCGGCGTTCCCGCTCAGAGTCTG from the Occallatibacter riparius genome contains:
- a CDS encoding tyrosine-type recombinase/integrase gives rise to the protein MKLTDTALRNAKSAKIAYTVADGHGLFLLIQPNGAKLWRFAYRFEGKQKRLALGAYPVVTLAKAREKHIEARRALDNGIDPAAQRKAEKQSAKGDTFGDIAGLWYEHWKPHKSARYVVTMDSRLKADILPAIGSRPIAKIEAPEVIEMVKAIEARGACEIARRALEVTSQVFRYAIANGLAQRNPAADVRASDVLKPVKKTNHARVNAKELPALLAAINSYGGYRGGQTSMAMRLMSYTFLRTSELNGARWDEVNFADARWDIPAQRMKKDRPHIVPLSRQVVDLLKRLRRENENSEYLFPGVRGHMSGGTISNALKRMGYRGKMTGHGFRGVASTLLHEQGWPHEHIELQLAHAAVNAVSAAYNHALYIPQRREMMQAWADYLDNELAKALQIAGAN